A genomic segment from Archangium lipolyticum encodes:
- a CDS encoding LptA/OstA family protein, whose translation MIEYLVTAFFVAQPVPATATAGARAPNKVEASQLRSPVEITSKLVAGSRSQAVFTGDVVVKHQTMDLRCDKMTAHYNGPREVTRVECEGNVRAVDGERTARGERADFDVPAGLLVVTGNPEAKDPKAHLRGSEVRLTQGNSNFEVKDAVVTLESAPLKVKGAQQRNPVDINAKRVAGTRTQAVFTGDVVVKHRTMDLRCDKMITYYNGPREVTRAECVGNVRAVDGQRRAKGERANFDVPTGVLVVTGNPEAWDPTTHLRGSEVRMTLGNQNFEVKDAVVTVETAPLQEQQQKRKSGKGTTGNTDGGAKQP comes from the coding sequence GTGATTGAGTACCTCGTGACGGCCTTCTTCGTGGCCCAGCCGGTGCCGGCCACCGCCACCGCGGGGGCCCGCGCGCCCAACAAGGTGGAGGCTTCGCAGCTTCGCAGTCCGGTGGAGATCACCTCCAAGCTGGTTGCGGGCTCGCGCAGCCAGGCCGTCTTCACCGGCGACGTGGTGGTGAAGCACCAGACGATGGACCTGCGGTGCGACAAGATGACCGCCCACTACAACGGCCCCCGCGAGGTGACGCGGGTGGAGTGCGAGGGCAACGTGCGCGCGGTGGATGGCGAGCGCACGGCCCGGGGCGAGCGGGCCGACTTCGACGTGCCCGCCGGCCTGTTGGTGGTGACGGGCAACCCCGAGGCGAAGGACCCGAAGGCCCACCTCCGGGGCTCCGAGGTGCGCCTGACGCAGGGCAACTCGAACTTCGAGGTGAAGGACGCGGTCGTCACCCTCGAGTCGGCGCCGCTCAAGGTGAAGGGCGCGCAGCAGCGCAACCCGGTGGACATCAACGCGAAGCGGGTGGCGGGCACGCGCACCCAGGCCGTCTTCACTGGCGACGTGGTGGTGAAGCACCGGACGATGGATCTGCGGTGCGACAAGATGATCACCTACTACAACGGCCCTCGCGAGGTGACGCGGGCGGAGTGCGTGGGCAACGTGCGCGCGGTGGATGGCCAGCGCCGGGCGAAGGGAGAGCGTGCCAACTTCGACGTGCCCACCGGAGTGCTGGTGGTGACGGGCAATCCCGAGGCGTGGGATCCAACGACCCACCTCCGGGGCTCCGAGGTGCGCATGACGCTCGGCAACCAGAACTTCGAGGTGAAGGACGCGGTCGTCACCGTCGAGACGGCCCCGCTCCAGGAGCAGCAGCAGAAGCGCAAGAGCGGCAAGGGCACGACGGGCAACACGGATGGGGGAGCGAAGCAGCCATGA
- a CDS encoding Rossmann-fold NAD(P)-binding domain-containing protein, whose protein sequence is MSANTQQPVLIIGGSGLVGSQAAKMLRRLQPGLPITIGGRDLARADAVAREVGGADTARLDLERPDLGLPAGKSFSAIAMFLKDDTLNSLRYAQARGAAYLGISTALFEIGPEVGFYVARPGSAPILMDSLWLAGAATLPALHFAREFRTLEAIEIAAVLDEEDMGGPAAYADFERMTKVTASALRLEDGKWRWVQGEDAARTLVGVDGAELRVQAYAPLDLMSLAGATDARSIRFDLAVGQSATRKRGEPFSTEIIIELVGQRWDGTTGRVRYELVHPAGQAPVTAQCVAVGLERLLGLAGGPPVPPGLYLPHVLIDPAYMVRRLEEIGTRIRRV, encoded by the coding sequence ATGTCCGCGAACACGCAGCAGCCCGTCCTCATCATTGGAGGCTCCGGCCTCGTTGGCTCCCAGGCCGCGAAGATGCTCCGCCGGCTCCAACCGGGCCTGCCCATCACGATTGGAGGACGCGACCTGGCCCGGGCCGACGCCGTCGCCAGGGAGGTGGGCGGCGCGGATACCGCGAGGCTCGACCTGGAGCGACCCGACCTGGGCCTGCCTGCCGGGAAGTCCTTCAGTGCGATCGCCATGTTCCTGAAGGACGACACCCTCAACTCGCTGCGGTACGCGCAGGCCAGGGGGGCGGCCTATCTCGGCATCTCGACGGCCCTGTTCGAAATCGGGCCGGAGGTGGGGTTCTACGTCGCCAGACCTGGCAGTGCGCCCATCCTCATGGACAGCCTCTGGCTGGCGGGAGCCGCCACGCTGCCGGCCCTGCACTTCGCCAGGGAGTTCCGGACCCTCGAGGCCATCGAAATCGCCGCCGTTCTCGATGAGGAGGACATGGGTGGACCGGCGGCGTATGCCGACTTCGAGCGCATGACGAAGGTCACGGCGAGCGCCCTCCGCCTCGAGGACGGCAAGTGGCGCTGGGTCCAGGGAGAGGACGCGGCACGCACCCTCGTGGGCGTGGACGGAGCGGAGCTGCGGGTCCAGGCCTACGCGCCGCTCGACCTCATGAGCCTCGCCGGGGCGACCGACGCCCGGTCCATCCGGTTCGACCTCGCGGTGGGGCAGTCGGCGACCCGCAAGCGCGGCGAGCCCTTCTCGACGGAAATCATCATCGAGCTGGTGGGCCAGCGGTGGGATGGAACGACGGGACGCGTCCGCTACGAGCTCGTCCATCCGGCGGGTCAGGCGCCCGTGACAGCCCAGTGCGTCGCCGTGGGTCTCGAGCGGTTGCTCGGCCTCGCGGGCGGCCCCCCCGTGCCGCCGGGGCTCTACCTCCCGCACGTCCTCATCGACCCGGCCTACATGGTGCGGCGCCTGGAAGAGATCGGCACCCGCATCCGCCGGGTGTGA
- the rpoN gene encoding RNA polymerase factor sigma-54 → MAMELKQSLKLSQQLVMTPQLQQAIKLLQLSRMELLEQVREEMDQNPLLEQPDEAPFGDTAEKEPGEASLEAANTELPMGVEARTPDAAPEFKADGDGPPEIDWEAYLNSYQFNEPTTASNRGNVATEDLPSFEANLVEKEDLVDHLQEQLGTLRLNEAERRIGMLILGNLDHDGYLKLDEVEGDPLIRLANEADVPMSVAERTLRRIQNLEPKGCAARDLQECLLIQVAALKEKYAPLLGLIIKRHMKYLESKNLPAIAKDLKVSLEEVVEASKLLPRLDPKPGRNFSGDDAQYITPDVFVYKLGDDDYTVVLNDDGLSKLRISGTYRNALKGGGVGPGQTKEFIQEKLRSAQWLIRSIHQRQRTIYKVTESIVKFQRDFLDKGIAHLKPLILRDVAEDIGMHESTVSRVTTNKYVHTPQGIFELKYFFNSSIARVSGEDTASEAVKHHIKQLVSQEDPRNPYSDQKIVELLKAQGTEIARRTVAKYREVLGILPSSKRKRYF, encoded by the coding sequence ATGGCGATGGAACTCAAGCAGAGCCTGAAGCTGTCGCAGCAGCTGGTGATGACGCCCCAGCTGCAGCAGGCCATCAAGCTGCTGCAACTCTCCAGGATGGAGCTGCTGGAGCAGGTCCGGGAGGAGATGGACCAGAACCCGCTCCTGGAGCAGCCGGACGAGGCGCCATTCGGGGATACGGCGGAGAAGGAGCCGGGCGAGGCCTCCCTGGAGGCGGCGAACACCGAGCTGCCGATGGGGGTGGAGGCGCGGACGCCGGACGCGGCGCCGGAGTTCAAGGCGGATGGGGACGGGCCGCCGGAGATCGACTGGGAGGCCTACCTCAACAGCTACCAGTTCAACGAGCCCACGACGGCCTCCAACCGGGGCAACGTGGCGACGGAGGATCTGCCTTCCTTCGAGGCCAACCTCGTGGAGAAGGAGGATCTGGTCGATCACCTCCAGGAGCAGCTGGGGACGCTGCGGCTCAACGAGGCCGAGCGGCGGATCGGCATGCTCATCCTGGGCAACCTGGACCATGACGGGTACCTGAAGCTGGACGAGGTGGAGGGGGATCCGCTGATCCGCCTGGCCAACGAGGCGGACGTGCCCATGTCGGTGGCGGAGCGGACGCTGCGCCGGATCCAGAACCTGGAGCCCAAGGGGTGCGCGGCGAGGGATCTGCAGGAGTGCCTGCTCATCCAGGTGGCGGCGCTGAAGGAGAAGTACGCGCCGCTGCTGGGGCTGATCATCAAGCGGCACATGAAGTACCTCGAGAGCAAGAACCTTCCGGCGATCGCGAAGGATCTGAAGGTGTCGCTCGAGGAGGTGGTGGAGGCGTCCAAGCTGTTGCCGAGGCTGGATCCGAAGCCGGGCCGCAACTTCAGTGGGGACGACGCGCAGTACATCACGCCGGACGTGTTCGTCTACAAGCTGGGGGATGACGACTACACGGTGGTGCTGAACGACGACGGCCTGTCGAAGCTGAGGATTTCGGGCACGTACCGGAACGCGCTGAAGGGCGGTGGGGTGGGGCCTGGGCAGACGAAGGAGTTCATCCAGGAGAAGCTGCGGAGCGCGCAGTGGCTCATCCGGTCGATCCACCAGAGGCAGCGGACCATCTACAAGGTGACCGAGAGCATCGTGAAGTTCCAGAGGGACTTCCTGGACAAGGGCATCGCGCACCTCAAGCCACTCATCCTGAGGGATGTGGCGGAGGACATCGGGATGCACGAGTCGACGGTGTCGCGTGTGACGACGAACAAGTACGTGCACACGCCGCAGGGCATCTTCGAGCTGAAGTACTTCTTCAACTCATCGATCGCGAGGGTGTCCGGGGAGGACACGGCGAGCGAGGCGGTGAAGCACCACATCAAGCAGCTGGTGTCGCAGGAAGACCCGCGCAATCCGTATTCGGACCAGAAGATCGTGGAGCTGTTGAAGGCGCAGGGGACGGAGATCGCGAGGCGCACGGTGGCGAAGTACCGTGAGGTGCTGGGGATCCTCCCGAGCAGCAAGCGCAAGCGCTACTTCTAA
- a CDS encoding helix-turn-helix domain-containing protein: MSPSLRAVSDGPHSIRVFLPPSCPGLRVVRYRTDERLWRSVKERFSVTLTYSGRAEWCSRGRVWSTTPGTLDLKQIGQVHRDLRREGPSRFQVISFDEALVTEAREALGHPASSHLRRVQFEREQPMAAPFVRLHALLGEDRVEPSNTLELQTALTEALSALATCFGDTDEPERRARGPVRRAREALHDALEQGITLEALARLAGLDKFHLCRAFREEVGMPPYAYLTHLRISRAMGLLTQGLTPSEVALRVGLYDQSQLNRHFKRITGLTPGQFARAVQ; this comes from the coding sequence GTGAGCCCTTCCCTTCGCGCCGTCTCCGATGGCCCGCACTCCATCCGGGTCTTCCTGCCCCCGAGTTGCCCGGGCCTGCGGGTGGTGCGCTACAGGACCGACGAGCGGCTGTGGCGCTCCGTGAAGGAGCGCTTCTCGGTGACGCTGACGTACTCGGGCCGAGCGGAGTGGTGCAGCCGTGGCAGGGTCTGGTCCACCACTCCCGGGACGCTCGACCTCAAGCAGATCGGACAGGTCCACCGCGATCTGCGCCGCGAGGGTCCTTCCCGCTTCCAGGTGATCTCCTTCGATGAGGCGCTCGTCACCGAGGCCCGTGAGGCGCTGGGCCATCCGGCCTCATCCCACCTGCGGCGGGTACAGTTCGAACGCGAGCAGCCCATGGCGGCCCCCTTCGTCCGTCTCCATGCCCTGTTGGGCGAGGACAGAGTGGAGCCTTCCAACACACTGGAGCTCCAGACGGCGCTGACCGAGGCGCTCTCCGCGCTGGCCACGTGCTTCGGTGACACCGACGAGCCGGAGCGGCGCGCTCGCGGGCCCGTCCGCCGGGCGCGCGAGGCGCTGCACGATGCCCTGGAGCAGGGCATCACGCTGGAAGCCCTGGCCAGGCTGGCGGGACTGGACAAGTTCCACCTGTGCCGAGCCTTCCGGGAAGAGGTGGGGATGCCGCCCTACGCGTACCTCACCCACCTGCGCATCTCCCGGGCCATGGGGCTGCTGACCCAGGGGCTGACCCCTTCGGAGGTCGCGCTCCGGGTGGGGCTCTACGATCAGAGCCAGCTCAACCGGCACTTCAAGCGCATCACCGGGCTCACCCCGGGCCAGTTCGCGCGCGCCGTGCAGTGA
- a CDS encoding SDR family oxidoreductase codes for MAQKNPRDAGVKPPLPGQEQAHPGIEAQMTPEPDYGLTSYKGLGRLKDRVALVTGGDSGIGRAVCLAFAREGADVAFAYLNEDKDAEQTRRVVEDSGHQVLSLKGDLTDEAVCRRIIEDTVKRFGRIDVLVNNAAFQGKSVEKFEELTAERIERTFRTNILAMFHLVRYALPHMKSGASIINVASIQAYQPNPGILDYASTKGAIVTFTKGLAQELIERGIRVNSVAPGPVWTPLIPQSFDAEKVKSFGKSSPMGRPAQPVELAPSFVFLASDESRYVNGEILGVTGGQVLA; via the coding sequence ATGGCTCAGAAGAATCCCCGTGACGCAGGAGTGAAGCCCCCTCTGCCCGGCCAGGAGCAGGCACACCCGGGCATCGAGGCGCAGATGACACCCGAGCCGGACTACGGCCTCACGTCGTACAAGGGGCTGGGCCGGTTGAAGGACAGGGTGGCACTCGTCACCGGAGGGGACAGCGGCATTGGCCGTGCGGTGTGCCTGGCCTTCGCGCGCGAGGGGGCCGACGTGGCCTTCGCGTACCTCAATGAGGACAAGGACGCCGAGCAGACGCGGCGCGTGGTGGAGGACTCGGGCCACCAGGTGCTCTCGCTCAAGGGCGACCTGACGGACGAGGCCGTATGCCGCCGCATCATCGAGGACACGGTGAAGCGCTTTGGCCGCATCGACGTGCTCGTCAACAACGCGGCCTTCCAGGGCAAGTCGGTGGAGAAGTTCGAGGAGCTCACGGCCGAGCGCATCGAGCGGACCTTCCGGACCAACATCCTCGCGATGTTCCACCTGGTGCGCTACGCGCTGCCGCACATGAAGTCCGGGGCCTCCATCATCAACGTGGCCTCCATCCAGGCGTACCAGCCCAACCCGGGCATTCTCGACTACGCGAGCACGAAGGGCGCCATCGTCACCTTCACCAAGGGGCTGGCGCAGGAGCTCATCGAGCGAGGCATCCGTGTCAACTCGGTGGCGCCGGGCCCCGTGTGGACGCCGCTGATTCCGCAGTCCTTCGACGCGGAGAAGGTGAAGTCGTTCGGCAAGAGCTCGCCGATGGGCCGGCCGGCGCAGCCGGTGGAGCTGGCGCCTTCGTTCGTGTTCCTCGCCTCGGACGAGTCGCGCTACGTGAACGGGGAGATTCTCGGCGTCACGGGTGGCCAGGTCCTCGCCTGA
- a CDS encoding glycosyltransferase → MAGRVLHLAAGNLYGGVESFLVTLARAPRRLEHRFALFFEGRLASELRASGASVDVLGPARLGRPWTLVAPQLRLRRLLSSWRPDLVLVHSSWLRAAAGPALLGHRQALFLHGPVDPRFPLDRLLAWLPPDALLSNSAFTASSASTLLPGLTPLVTGCPVEDRAPREPGARHAVRQELGLAEDTPVIVQVSRLEAWKGQELLLDSLARLPRAADWACLVVGGAQRPEELALLARLRARVETLGLSGRVRFLGQRSDVPRLLAAADIFCQPNLGPEPFGIVFVEAMYAGLPVLTTDMGGAREIVDASCGARVPPRPDAVAEVLARWLDDPQARRALGLAGRQLAEGLYVPSVRVPLLEEAIELAMRQ, encoded by the coding sequence GTGGCGGGCCGTGTGCTCCACCTAGCGGCGGGAAATCTGTACGGAGGCGTGGAGAGCTTCCTCGTCACCCTGGCGAGGGCTCCCCGGCGTCTCGAGCACCGCTTCGCCCTGTTCTTCGAGGGCCGTCTCGCCTCGGAGCTGCGCGCCTCCGGGGCCTCCGTCGATGTCCTCGGCCCGGCCCGGCTCGGCCGCCCGTGGACCCTCGTCGCTCCACAGCTCCGGCTTCGCCGCCTCCTGTCCTCCTGGCGCCCCGACCTGGTGCTCGTCCACTCCTCCTGGCTCAGGGCCGCCGCCGGCCCCGCACTGCTCGGTCACCGGCAGGCCCTCTTCCTCCACGGCCCGGTCGACCCCCGCTTCCCCTTGGATCGGCTCCTCGCGTGGCTGCCCCCGGACGCGCTCCTGTCCAACTCGGCCTTCACCGCCTCCTCCGCGTCCACCCTTCTGCCCGGGCTCACCCCACTCGTCACCGGCTGCCCCGTCGAAGACCGCGCTCCAAGAGAGCCCGGCGCGAGGCACGCCGTCCGCCAGGAGCTCGGCCTCGCCGAGGACACTCCCGTCATCGTCCAGGTGAGCCGCCTCGAGGCCTGGAAGGGCCAGGAGTTGTTGCTGGACTCACTCGCGCGGCTGCCTCGCGCGGCGGACTGGGCTTGTCTGGTGGTGGGCGGCGCTCAGCGCCCCGAGGAGCTGGCTCTCCTGGCCCGCCTGCGGGCTCGCGTGGAGACCCTGGGGCTGTCCGGCCGGGTGAGATTCCTCGGCCAGCGCTCCGACGTCCCCAGGTTGCTCGCCGCCGCTGACATCTTCTGCCAGCCCAACCTCGGTCCCGAGCCCTTCGGCATCGTCTTCGTCGAGGCCATGTACGCCGGCCTGCCCGTTCTCACCACGGACATGGGCGGTGCCCGGGAGATCGTCGATGCCTCGTGTGGCGCCCGGGTTCCTCCCCGGCCGGATGCCGTCGCCGAGGTGCTCGCTCGCTGGTTGGATGACCCCCAGGCTCGGCGCGCCCTGGGCCTCGCTGGGCGACAGCTCGCGGAGGGTCTTTATGTTCCCTCCGTCCGCGTGCCCTTGTTGGAGGAGGCCATTGAGCTCGCGATGCGACAGTGA
- a CDS encoding SDR family oxidoreductase yields MRNEDKVVVITGASSGIGEATALLLAERGAKVVLGARRLDRLEALADRIVRAGGEAAHARTDVKRRDELAGLVRLACERYGKLDVLVNNAGIMPVSPLDDLRVGDWEEMIDINIKGVLYGISAALPVFRKQGFGHFVNIASTAGHRTVPNQSVYSGTKFAVRAISEGLRQEAGDKLRVTIISPGIVRTNFADGVANPEVRAQLAATRDKLAMPPDAIARAIAFAIEQPADVDVNEIVIRPTAQV; encoded by the coding sequence GTGCGGAACGAAGACAAGGTCGTCGTCATCACAGGTGCGAGCAGCGGAATTGGTGAGGCAACCGCGCTCCTGCTCGCCGAGCGCGGTGCGAAGGTCGTACTCGGCGCGCGCCGATTGGATCGCCTCGAGGCACTCGCGGACCGTATCGTGAGAGCGGGGGGCGAAGCTGCCCATGCACGCACGGACGTCAAACGGCGTGACGAGCTGGCCGGCCTCGTCAGGTTGGCATGTGAGCGGTATGGCAAGCTCGACGTTCTCGTCAACAACGCCGGCATCATGCCGGTTTCTCCCCTCGACGACCTGCGCGTTGGGGATTGGGAGGAGATGATCGACATCAACATCAAAGGTGTTCTGTATGGCATTTCCGCGGCACTGCCTGTCTTCCGCAAGCAGGGTTTCGGGCATTTCGTCAACATCGCTTCCACAGCAGGGCATCGCACCGTGCCGAACCAGTCTGTCTATTCCGGCACGAAGTTCGCCGTGCGCGCCATCTCCGAGGGCTTGCGCCAGGAGGCCGGCGACAAGCTGCGCGTGACGATCATTTCGCCTGGCATCGTCCGGACGAACTTCGCGGATGGCGTGGCGAATCCGGAGGTGAGAGCCCAGCTCGCCGCCACCCGAGACAAGCTCGCGATGCCGCCGGATGCGATCGCCCGCGCCATTGCGTTCGCGATCGAGCAGCCGGCCGATGTCGATGTGAACGAGATCGTCATCCGTCCCACCGCGCAGGTGTGA
- the lptC gene encoding LPS export ABC transporter periplasmic protein LptC encodes MGPVPRAVLISCLLALLAACAPKQATGDASEPPAVVMHGVRLRSFEGSTLSMTGEAEQATYHRTGDIVATQATLHVLGRGQGEGAPGGETTVSARTMEGNLITRQLEASGDVEVRTATGMVARSPRATYDGVQQRARGTEGVRVQGPDYRLQAETFSLSFPDESFTFEGSVRTTLGAARD; translated from the coding sequence ATGGGCCCCGTGCCACGTGCCGTTCTCATCTCCTGCCTCCTCGCCCTCCTGGCCGCCTGCGCTCCGAAGCAGGCCACCGGAGACGCCTCCGAGCCTCCCGCCGTGGTGATGCACGGGGTGCGGCTGCGCTCGTTCGAGGGCAGCACCCTGTCGATGACGGGGGAGGCCGAGCAGGCGACCTACCATCGCACGGGCGACATCGTCGCCACCCAGGCCACGCTCCACGTGTTGGGCAGGGGCCAGGGGGAGGGTGCTCCCGGCGGAGAGACGACGGTGAGCGCGCGGACCATGGAGGGCAACCTCATCACGCGGCAGTTGGAGGCCTCGGGAGACGTGGAGGTGCGCACGGCCACGGGCATGGTGGCGCGCTCGCCCCGGGCCACGTATGACGGCGTCCAGCAGCGGGCGCGGGGCACGGAGGGCGTGCGGGTCCAGGGGCCGGATTACCGCCTCCAGGCCGAGACGTTCTCGCTGTCCTTCCCCGACGAGAGCTTCACCTTCGAGGGCTCCGTACGGACGACCCTGGGAGCCGCGCGTGATTGA
- a CDS encoding TetR/AcrR family transcriptional regulator — protein sequence MSETSSKKLPKAQRRDQLLDIAQTIVREEGTDALTLGHLAERAGVSKPVAYEHFKTRSGLLIALYAQIDARQVKVLQEALERTRRRLEDVARVVSRAYMNCYTSVGPEWHAISAALKGDEEMEAFQQELLDSYVALYCEAFAPYTNLSKEELHLRCVGIIGAAEAISREMIRGRVEEAKAASTLAALIIRGLST from the coding sequence ATGAGCGAGACATCCAGCAAGAAGCTGCCGAAGGCCCAGAGGCGCGACCAGTTGCTCGACATCGCGCAGACCATCGTGCGCGAGGAGGGGACGGATGCGTTGACCCTCGGCCATCTCGCCGAGCGTGCCGGCGTCAGCAAGCCGGTGGCCTACGAGCATTTCAAGACACGTTCCGGGCTGCTCATCGCGCTCTACGCGCAGATAGACGCCCGGCAGGTCAAGGTGCTGCAGGAGGCGCTCGAGCGCACACGGCGCCGGCTGGAGGACGTCGCCCGCGTGGTGAGCCGCGCCTACATGAATTGCTACACGTCGGTGGGTCCGGAGTGGCATGCCATCTCGGCCGCGCTGAAGGGCGACGAGGAGATGGAGGCCTTCCAGCAGGAGCTGCTCGACAGTTACGTGGCCCTCTATTGCGAGGCGTTCGCGCCCTACACGAACCTGTCGAAGGAGGAACTCCACCTGCGCTGCGTCGGAATCATCGGTGCGGCGGAGGCGATTTCGCGGGAGATGATTCGAGGCCGCGTCGAGGAGGCCAAGGCCGCCTCGACCCTGGCCGCGCTCATCATCCGCGGGCTCTCCACATAG
- a CDS encoding lysophospholipid acyltransferase family protein, with translation MERPPLAKRLKRFLRYLLVRVALAIVSRLPLGFARWLGAGFGRFAFAVAGGERRKALKSLARAFPEKSDAERHDLARASFRHLGMAAFEVGATDSMDRQLERLVHWPEEDRRILDTALARGRGVVFISGHVGNWELLARRVARAGYPSQSIAKETTDPRLTTLVERFRARGGVRSIWRGQEGAARAMLRALKAGEILGLLIDQDTRVQSVFVPFFGELAATPRAAADLALRTGAAVVVGFCQREGDGYRLWMEEVPWQASGDREADALVLTAALSQRIEAAIRRAPEQWVWMHQRWKTRPAEPPGMLAAGAPTPTR, from the coding sequence GTGGAGCGCCCTCCCTTAGCAAAGCGCCTCAAGCGTTTCCTCCGCTACCTGCTCGTCCGTGTGGCACTGGCCATCGTCAGCCGCCTCCCGTTGGGCTTCGCCCGGTGGTTGGGAGCCGGTTTCGGCCGGTTCGCCTTCGCCGTGGCGGGAGGCGAGCGCCGTAAGGCCTTGAAGTCCCTGGCCCGTGCCTTCCCGGAGAAGTCCGACGCGGAGCGGCATGACCTGGCCCGTGCCTCCTTCCGTCACCTGGGCATGGCCGCCTTCGAGGTCGGGGCCACCGACTCGATGGACCGTCAGCTCGAGCGCCTGGTGCATTGGCCGGAGGAGGACCGGCGCATCCTGGACACGGCGCTCGCCCGGGGCAGGGGCGTCGTCTTCATCTCCGGCCACGTGGGCAACTGGGAGCTGCTGGCCCGGCGGGTGGCCCGGGCGGGCTACCCCAGCCAGAGCATCGCCAAGGAGACCACGGATCCGCGGCTCACCACTCTCGTCGAGCGCTTCCGGGCCCGGGGCGGGGTGCGCAGCATCTGGCGCGGCCAGGAGGGAGCGGCGCGGGCCATGCTGCGCGCCCTCAAGGCGGGGGAGATTCTCGGGCTGCTCATCGACCAGGACACCCGGGTGCAGTCCGTCTTCGTCCCCTTCTTCGGCGAGCTGGCGGCCACCCCGAGGGCGGCGGCGGACCTGGCGCTGCGCACGGGCGCGGCGGTGGTCGTGGGCTTCTGCCAGCGCGAGGGCGACGGCTACCGGCTGTGGATGGAGGAGGTGCCCTGGCAGGCGAGCGGAGACCGGGAGGCGGATGCCCTGGTCCTCACCGCCGCCCTCTCGCAGCGCATCGAAGCGGCCATCCGCCGTGCCCCCGAGCAGTGGGTGTGGATGCACCAGCGGTGGAAGACCCGGCCCGCCGAGCCACCGGGCATGCTCGCGGCTGGAGCACCCACGCCCACCCGGTGA
- the lptB gene encoding LPS export ABC transporter ATP-binding protein, producing MSGQLWAEGLQKTFRRRKVVQGVSFHVSQGEVVGLLGPNGAGKTTSFNMVVGLVRPDAGRVRVDTEDLTHLPMHRRSLRGVGYLPQEASIFRKLTVRENFLAVLELQRGLDKAAREKRAQALLEEFGLGHVADSLGETLSGGERRRAEIARSLIPEPRFILFDEPFAGVDPINVGDLQRQISHLKSRGLGVLITDHNVQDTLGICDRAYIIAQGQILEEGTPTQIASSARARAVYLGERFRLQSV from the coding sequence ATGAGCGGGCAGTTGTGGGCCGAGGGTCTGCAGAAGACCTTCCGGCGGCGCAAGGTGGTGCAGGGCGTGTCCTTCCACGTCTCCCAGGGCGAGGTGGTGGGACTGCTGGGTCCCAACGGCGCCGGGAAGACGACGAGCTTCAACATGGTGGTGGGTTTGGTGCGGCCGGACGCTGGCCGGGTGCGCGTGGACACCGAGGACCTCACCCACCTGCCCATGCACCGGCGCTCCCTGCGGGGCGTGGGTTACCTCCCCCAGGAGGCCTCCATCTTCCGCAAGCTCACCGTGCGCGAGAACTTCCTGGCCGTGCTGGAGCTACAGCGGGGCCTGGACAAGGCCGCCCGCGAGAAGCGCGCCCAGGCGCTGCTGGAGGAGTTCGGCCTGGGCCACGTGGCCGACTCGCTGGGCGAGACGCTCTCGGGTGGTGAGCGCCGCCGCGCGGAGATCGCCCGCTCGCTCATCCCCGAGCCCCGCTTCATCCTCTTCGACGAGCCCTTCGCCGGTGTGGACCCCATCAACGTGGGAGACCTCCAGCGGCAGATCTCCCACCTGAAGTCCCGGGGACTGGGCGTCCTCATCACCGACCACAACGTCCAGGACACCCTCGGCATCTGCGATCGCGCCTACATCATCGCACAGGGTCAAATCCTGGAGGAGGGGACGCCCACGCAGATCGCCTCCTCGGCGAGGGCACGGGCGGTCTACCTGGGGGAGCGATTCCGCTTGCAGTCGGTGTGA
- a CDS encoding thioredoxin domain-containing protein, with amino-acid sequence MKFYELSYGVYPRRVSIYLAEKGLTGIVRISLRADSSHTPRKSGNIIDLYTTFPWKALCAEVVKLKVQRHERGQFARLPLAASAEKEDPGSPDGARSLATSLATASRKAESFPGIPEWRRRESNPPPLVSKARFVRRGPGHP; translated from the coding sequence ATGAAGTTCTACGAACTGAGCTACGGTGTCTATCCGCGACGGGTGAGCATCTATCTCGCGGAGAAGGGACTGACCGGCATCGTGCGGATTTCCCTTCGCGCGGACTCGTCCCATACCCCGCGCAAGAGCGGCAACATCATCGACCTCTACACCACGTTCCCGTGGAAGGCCCTCTGCGCCGAGGTGGTGAAGCTCAAGGTGCAGCGCCACGAGCGAGGCCAGTTCGCCCGGCTGCCGCTGGCGGCTTCAGCGGAAAAAGAAGACCCCGGCTCGCCTGATGGCGCCCGGAGCCTTGCTACATCCCTTGCCACAGCCTCCCGGAAAGCTGAGTCCTTTCCGGGAATTCCGGAGTGGAGGCGGCGGGAATCGAACCCGCCGCCCCTCGTGAGCAAGGCCCGGTTTGTCAGGCGAGGACCTGGCCACCCGTGA